Part of the Polaribacter sp. Hel1_33_78 genome is shown below.
TGATTTACTACTTTTGCAGCTAATCTTATAGAATTGATAAGTCTAGAAAGTTCTCCCGAACTAAATTGAAAAGAAGATTGATTTTTAATAATAAACTCTCCTAAAGTTTCTTTTTGTCTAGTCATTTTTTTTTGAGATAAATTGATTTTACAAAGATGCTGATTTTTTACTAAATCGATTTCGTAAAAATGGGTTTTCTTTTTTAAAAAAAAGTTAATTTTTAACAAATCAAAAATAAATGTTCAAAAACATGAGATATTTTACCGTGATTTCAAAACGACTATCTTTGACAAAATTTTTATAAGATGAGTTTTATTATAAGAGAAGGGCAAGAAAAAGATGTACAAGCTGTTTTAGATTTAATTATTGAGCTAGCAGTTTTTGAAAAAGAGCCAGATGCTGTAGAAATTACTGTTGATGATTTACTAAGAGACGGTTTTTCTAAAGAACCAAAGTTTAAACTTTTTGTTGCTATAGAAAGTGGTTTAGTTATCGGTATTGCCTTATTTTATGAACGGTATTCAACTTGGAAAGGAAAAACAATTCATTTAGAAGATTTAATGGTTACTAAAAGCAAACGAAAGATAGGTGCTGGGAAAGCCTTATATACAGCAGTTTTAAAATATGCTCATCAACATCATTTTAATAGAGTTGCATGGGAAGTAATTGATTGGAATGTAAATGCAATTAATTTTTACAAAAGTACAGGGGCTGTCTATTTAAAGGATTGGTCTGTGGTACAAATGAACAAAGAGGGTTTAGAGAAATTTATTCAAAACAATTAAAATGAAGATTTTTAAGTTTGGAGGTGCTTCGATAAAAGATGCAGAAAGTGTAAAAAATGTTGCCAACATTATTAGAACCGAAGTAGCTAAAGATACTTTAGTTGTTATTTCTGCCATGGGAAAAATGACAAATGCGTTTGAAGATGTTGTAGAAGCTTATTATAATAAAACAGAAAATTTACCCAAGAAGCTTAATTTTATAGAGGATTTTCATAAAAATATTATGAATTCTCTTTTTGATAAAGAGGATACAGTTTATAAAGATATAGCTATTCTTTTTGGCGAACTTGGCTGGTTTTTAGCAAGAAACACTTCACAAAGATCTAATTATGTGTATGATCAAATTATTTGTTTTGGTGAGTTGTTATCTACTAGAATTGTAAGTGCATATTTATCTAAAATAGGAATAGATAATTGTTGGTTTGATGTGCGGAATTATATAAAAACAGACAGTAATTATCGCGATGCTAAAGTAGATTGGCAACTTACAGAGGAGATTATTTCTAAAAAAGTTGATACTTCTAAACTAAATATTACCCAAGGTTTTATTGCGGCGAATGATACTGAAAATTCGACTACTTTAGGTAGAGAGGGTTCGGATTATACAGCAGCTATTTTTGCCTATTGTTTGCATGCAGAAAGTGTTACCATTTGGAAAGATGTTGATGGTGTTTTAAATGCAGACCCAAGAGTTTTTGCAGAGACTACTTTGTTAAAACAAATTTCTTATGAAGAAGCTATTGAAATGGCTTTTTATGGGGCTTCTGTAATTCACCCTAAAACATTGCAACCTTTGGAGAGGAAAGAAATTCCTTTATTGGTTCGCTCTTTTTTAAATCCAAAACAAACTGGTACTAAAGTTTCTAAAGGAAGCAGTTTAAGGCCTTACATTCCTTGTTTCATTGTTAAGAAAGATCAGATTTTACTATCAATTTCGGCATTAGACTTTTCTTTTATGGTAGAAAATAATATCAGTTATATTTTTCAAAAATTACATGATTATCAATTAAAAGTAAATTTAATTCAAAATTCAGCAATTAGTTTTTCTGTTTGTATAGATAATAAATTTAACAAATTTGATGTCTTTTATAACGAGTTAAAAAAACAGTTTAAAATGGATGTTCAAAAGGAAGTTGATTTGTATACCGTTCGCCATTTTGATGACAAGGCTATAGCAGTTATAGAAGCAAAAGGGAAGTCATTACTTACGCAAATAAACAAAGAAACTTTTCAAATAGTTTTAGAACCGAATTAAAAAAGATTGCTTTATTTTTTTCACTATTTTTGCTGACAGGTCTAATTTTCACACATGGCATTAGTAACATCTAAAGAAATTGCACAAGTTATTGGTTTCGAGAAGCTTGGTTTTCTCGGTACATTTACAGGTTGGTTACTTATAAAAATTTTGAGGATTTCTGTAATAAACAGCATTTATAATAAGAATAAAGATAAACCTGTTTTAGATTTTTTAGAGGGTGTTATTGACGAGTTACAAATTGAATTTGAAGTACCTGAAGAAGATCTTAAGAGAATACCAAAAGACGGTCCTTTTATTTCGGTTTCGAATCATCCACTGGGTGGAGTAGATGGAATTTTAATCTTGAAATTGTTATTAGAACATCGTTCTGATTATAAAACTCTTTCTAATTTTTTGATTCACAGAATTGAACCATTAAAGCCTCATACAATTGCTGTAAACCCCTTTGAGGATCATAAAGATGCTAAATCTAGTATTGGAGGAATTAAACAAGCTTTAGGTCATATAAAAGCAGGGAATTCGTTAGGTGTTTTTCCCGCTGGAGAAGTTTCCACTTTTAAAGAAGGTAAGTTAATGGTCGATAAGCCCTGGGAAGAAGGTGCTGTAAGATTAATAAAAAAAGCTGAAGTACCTATTATTCCAATTTATTTTCACGCCAAAAACAGTAAGTTTTTCTACATGTTAAATAAAATTAGTGGAACTTTAAGAACGGCAAAATTACCATCCGAATTGCTTAATCAAAAAAATAAGATTATAAAAATAAGAATTGGTAAACCAATTTCTGTAAAGGATCAGAAAGAATTTGAAAACATTAACGCTTTTTCTGATTTTATAAGGAGGAAGACATATATGTTGGCCAATCCGTTTGAAAAAAAGAATAAGATTTTATCTACAGAAAAAATAAAAATAAAAAAATCTTCGAAAGAAATTACGCCTCAAAAAAGTATCGATTCCTTTGCTAAAGAAGTAGATGTTTTAAGAGAAAATAATGGAAGATTATTAGAAAGTAAAAATTATGAAGTTTTTTTTGCCAAGGCAAAACAGATACCCAATTTACTTCATGAGATAGGACGGCTGCGTGAAATTACTTTTAGAGATGTTGGTGAAGGAACAAAAAAATCTATTGATTTAGATAAGTATGATCGGTATTATTATCATATGTTTTTATGGGATAGAAAAGCTAATTGTTTGGCTGGATCTTATAGAATGGGTCTAGGAAAAGAGATTTACAAAAAGTATGGCATTAACGGTTTTTATGTGCAAACTTTATTTAGAATTGAGCCAGAATTGCATCAAATGATGGAAAACACCATAGAAATGGGACGCGCTTTTATCATAAAAGAATATCAACAAAAGCCAATGCCTTTATTTTTGCTTTGGAAAGGGATTGTGCATGTAACTCTGCGTTATCCAGAACATAAGTATCTCATGGGCGGTGTTTCTATAAGCAATCAGTTTTCAGACTTTTCAAAATCGTTGATGATTGAGTTTATGAAATCTCATTATTACGATCCATATATAGCTCAATATATTTACCCAAAGAAAGAATTTAAAGTAAAATTAAAGGATGATGACAAAGATTTTGTGTTTGACGCGACCAAAGCAGATATGCAAAAGTTTGATAAAATTATTGATGAGATTGAACCCGGAGCACTAAGGATTCCCGTTTTAATTAAAAAATATGTGAAGCAAAATGCACGTTTAGTTGCTTTTAATGTAGATCCAAAATTCAATAATGCAGTTGATGGGTTAATGTATATTAAAGTTGCAGATATACCCGAAAGTACCGTAAAACCAGTAATGGAAGAGTTTCAGGCAGAACTAGAACGGAAAGCTGCTGACCTCCAAAAGGCATAGTTGTATTTATTTTAGTTTAGAGGTAAAATGGCTTGTTTTTAGTAAGTCTGCCAAAAAAGCAGCTTTTATATTTGGTATAATTTTAGCTTTACAGATTCTATATTATTATTTCTATGCAGGTAGGAATTTAACTTAAATATTATGAAAACCTTTTTAAAAATTTTATTAACGGCTTTAGCAGTGATTGTTTTAGCTAATATTTTACCAGGAGTAACAGTAACTA
Proteins encoded:
- a CDS encoding lysophospholipid acyltransferase family protein, which translates into the protein MALVTSKEIAQVIGFEKLGFLGTFTGWLLIKILRISVINSIYNKNKDKPVLDFLEGVIDELQIEFEVPEEDLKRIPKDGPFISVSNHPLGGVDGILILKLLLEHRSDYKTLSNFLIHRIEPLKPHTIAVNPFEDHKDAKSSIGGIKQALGHIKAGNSLGVFPAGEVSTFKEGKLMVDKPWEEGAVRLIKKAEVPIIPIYFHAKNSKFFYMLNKISGTLRTAKLPSELLNQKNKIIKIRIGKPISVKDQKEFENINAFSDFIRRKTYMLANPFEKKNKILSTEKIKIKKSSKEITPQKSIDSFAKEVDVLRENNGRLLESKNYEVFFAKAKQIPNLLHEIGRLREITFRDVGEGTKKSIDLDKYDRYYYHMFLWDRKANCLAGSYRMGLGKEIYKKYGINGFYVQTLFRIEPELHQMMENTIEMGRAFIIKEYQQKPMPLFLLWKGIVHVTLRYPEHKYLMGGVSISNQFSDFSKSLMIEFMKSHYYDPYIAQYIYPKKEFKVKLKDDDKDFVFDATKADMQKFDKIIDEIEPGALRIPVLIKKYVKQNARLVAFNVDPKFNNAVDGLMYIKVADIPESTVKPVMEEFQAELERKAADLQKA
- a CDS encoding GNAT family N-acetyltransferase, whose translation is MSFIIREGQEKDVQAVLDLIIELAVFEKEPDAVEITVDDLLRDGFSKEPKFKLFVAIESGLVIGIALFYERYSTWKGKTIHLEDLMVTKSKRKIGAGKALYTAVLKYAHQHHFNRVAWEVIDWNVNAINFYKSTGAVYLKDWSVVQMNKEGLEKFIQNN
- a CDS encoding aspartate kinase, producing the protein MKIFKFGGASIKDAESVKNVANIIRTEVAKDTLVVISAMGKMTNAFEDVVEAYYNKTENLPKKLNFIEDFHKNIMNSLFDKEDTVYKDIAILFGELGWFLARNTSQRSNYVYDQIICFGELLSTRIVSAYLSKIGIDNCWFDVRNYIKTDSNYRDAKVDWQLTEEIISKKVDTSKLNITQGFIAANDTENSTTLGREGSDYTAAIFAYCLHAESVTIWKDVDGVLNADPRVFAETTLLKQISYEEAIEMAFYGASVIHPKTLQPLERKEIPLLVRSFLNPKQTGTKVSKGSSLRPYIPCFIVKKDQILLSISALDFSFMVENNISYIFQKLHDYQLKVNLIQNSAISFSVCIDNKFNKFDVFYNELKKQFKMDVQKEVDLYTVRHFDDKAIAVIEAKGKSLLTQINKETFQIVLEPN